The following proteins come from a genomic window of Ornithinimicrobium cryptoxanthini:
- a CDS encoding maleylpyruvate isomerase family mycothiol-dependent enzyme encodes MRASAEQVWSVVHADRRRLADDLEGLSPEQWASSSLCPGWTIHDVLAHLVDTARTGRLSFVRDLIAARLDFDRANERGIARVKAADPTETVTRLRQVADLTRTPPANLDTRLVESIVHGEDIRRPLGIERSYPHAAAVRALAYQLRTPVGFGGGRERARGLRLVDPDAGTAHGAGLEVHGTTVDLLLAISGRAVDPARLTGPGADQLRQAGPPTHPSTEDA; translated from the coding sequence ATGCGAGCGTCAGCCGAGCAGGTCTGGTCCGTCGTGCACGCGGACCGCAGGCGGTTGGCTGACGACCTCGAGGGGCTGAGCCCCGAGCAGTGGGCCAGTTCGTCGCTGTGCCCCGGCTGGACCATCCACGACGTCCTGGCGCACCTGGTCGACACGGCGCGGACCGGACGGCTCTCCTTCGTGCGGGACCTGATCGCTGCGCGGCTGGACTTCGACCGGGCCAACGAGCGCGGCATCGCCCGGGTGAAGGCAGCTGACCCGACAGAGACGGTGACCAGACTGCGTCAGGTCGCGGATCTGACCAGGACACCGCCGGCGAACCTCGACACCAGGCTGGTCGAGTCGATCGTGCATGGCGAGGACATCCGCCGGCCACTCGGGATCGAGCGGTCCTACCCGCACGCAGCCGCCGTGCGTGCCCTGGCCTACCAGCTCCGCACCCCGGTCGGGTTCGGCGGTGGTCGCGAGCGGGCTCGCGGACTGCGGCTGGTCGATCCGGACGCCGGCACCGCCCACGGCGCGGGCCTTGAGGTGCACGGCACGACCGTGGACCTGCTCCTGGCGATCTCCGGCCGCGCGGTCGACCCGGCCCGGCTGACCGGGCCCGGCGCGGACCAGCTGCGCCAGGCCGGACCGCCAACCCATCCCTCGACCGAGGACGCCTGA
- a CDS encoding nitroreductase family protein encodes MTIADEQKQAADWLLSTTRAVRKRLDLDRPVEPEIILECLRLAVQAPTGSNSQGWRWMVVTDEAKRAKLGEFYKSVGEKYMAAKGAEEADAQTGRVRSSARYLVDVIEKVPALVIPCIAGKPANVEQAAGFFGSIHPAIWSFSLALRSRGLGSVWTTFHLAHAAETAELLGIPDGFTQAAMLPVAYTKGTDFRPAARGPIEDITFWNTWENSTPG; translated from the coding sequence ATGACGATTGCTGATGAACAGAAGCAGGCGGCCGACTGGTTGCTGAGCACGACCCGCGCGGTGCGCAAACGGCTCGATCTCGACCGCCCGGTCGAGCCCGAGATCATCCTGGAGTGTCTGCGACTGGCCGTCCAGGCCCCGACAGGGAGCAACTCCCAGGGGTGGCGCTGGATGGTGGTCACCGACGAAGCCAAGCGCGCGAAGCTCGGCGAGTTCTACAAGTCGGTCGGTGAGAAGTACATGGCCGCCAAGGGAGCCGAAGAGGCAGACGCGCAGACCGGTCGGGTGCGCAGCTCAGCGCGCTACCTGGTTGACGTGATCGAGAAAGTGCCCGCACTCGTCATCCCGTGCATCGCCGGAAAGCCGGCGAACGTCGAGCAGGCCGCCGGATTCTTCGGGTCGATCCACCCGGCCATCTGGAGCTTCTCGCTCGCGTTGCGGTCTCGCGGGCTCGGATCGGTGTGGACGACGTTCCACCTCGCGCACGCGGCCGAAACGGCTGAGCTGCTAGGCATCCCGGACGGGTTCACCCAGGCCGCGATGCTGCCGGTCGCCTACACCAAGGGCACCGATTTCAGACCCGCCGCTCGCGGACCGATCGAGGACATCACGTTCTGGAACACCTGGGAAAACTCGACTCCTGGCTGA
- a CDS encoding 4a-hydroxytetrahydrobiopterin dehydratase, with protein sequence MDMLTGTQITEARLADWRKLAQGLHSRYLVDDFGAAARFVTAVGEAGDELGHHPRVSIGQGHVDLKLVSDDAVYREDETTEHVVEWVTQQDLDLARAITQVAAEHQLAADPTSVGVVELGLDTARSATIAPVWAALLTGNADAQGHGSPSDEIRDATGRVPNLWFGDAAEDGAQGQRFHLEVYVAHDVAEQRIAAAVAAGGTVVDDSEAPFLTVIADQDGNKGVVCVAESPATDA encoded by the coding sequence ATGGATATGTTGACCGGCACACAGATCACCGAGGCCAGGCTGGCCGACTGGCGCAAGCTGGCACAGGGGCTCCATTCCCGCTATCTGGTCGACGACTTCGGTGCCGCCGCACGGTTCGTGACCGCGGTCGGTGAGGCTGGCGACGAGCTCGGACACCACCCGCGCGTGTCGATCGGCCAGGGCCATGTCGACCTCAAACTGGTCAGTGACGATGCCGTCTATCGCGAAGATGAGACCACCGAGCACGTCGTCGAGTGGGTGACGCAGCAGGACCTCGACCTCGCACGGGCGATCACGCAGGTCGCCGCCGAGCACCAGCTCGCCGCCGACCCGACCTCGGTCGGTGTCGTCGAGCTCGGCCTGGACACGGCGCGGTCCGCGACGATCGCTCCCGTGTGGGCCGCCCTGCTGACCGGCAACGCTGACGCGCAGGGCCACGGGTCGCCGAGCGACGAGATCCGGGATGCCACGGGACGGGTGCCCAACCTCTGGTTCGGTGATGCCGCTGAGGACGGGGCGCAGGGGCAGCGCTTCCACCTTGAGGTCTATGTGGCGCACGATGTGGCCGAGCAGCGGATCGCCGCTGCCGTGGCCGCTGGTGGCACCGTCGTCGACGACAGCGAGGCACCCTTCCTCACGGTGATCGCCGACCAGGACGGCAACAAGGGCGTCGTGTGCGTCGCCGAGTCCCCTGCGACCGACGCCTGA
- a CDS encoding maleylpyruvate isomerase family mycothiol-dependent enzyme: protein MTSPTTDTLWTMTHGARADLVADLSVLSDDQWRTTSLCPQWDVEHVVAHLTAAASVGRVRWIRSIVAAGFRPAVHNDRRLREHLGASPAKTLARFEEVVGSTIAPTGDIAAFLGEVLVHGQDIRVPLGIDHEPDLLALTAVAEFFSSRDFAVPSRSTVRGLALRATDGDFESGAGAVVTGPTLALVMTMSGRTAYLDRLDGPGVAILRERLDAGPQI from the coding sequence ATGACCTCACCGACCACCGACACGCTGTGGACCATGACTCACGGCGCTCGAGCCGACCTGGTGGCGGACCTGAGTGTCCTCAGCGACGATCAGTGGCGCACGACCTCGCTCTGCCCCCAGTGGGACGTCGAGCACGTCGTCGCCCACCTCACCGCCGCCGCCAGTGTCGGGCGTGTGCGGTGGATCCGCAGCATCGTCGCCGCCGGCTTCCGTCCCGCGGTCCACAACGACCGGCGGCTGCGCGAGCACCTCGGAGCCTCCCCGGCTAAGACCCTCGCCCGCTTCGAGGAGGTCGTCGGCAGCACGATCGCGCCGACCGGTGACATCGCCGCCTTCCTGGGCGAGGTGCTGGTCCACGGCCAGGACATCCGGGTGCCGCTAGGCATCGACCACGAGCCCGACCTGCTCGCCCTGACGGCCGTCGCCGAGTTCTTCTCCTCCCGGGACTTCGCAGTCCCGAGCAGGTCCACGGTCCGTGGGCTGGCGCTGCGAGCCACCGACGGTGACTTCGAGTCCGGCGCCGGAGCGGTCGTGACCGGACCCACGCTCGCGCTCGTGATGACGATGTCCGGACGCACGGCATACCTCGATCGCCTGGACGGTCCCGGGGTAGCGATACTGCGCGAGCGCCTCGACGCAGGACCGCAGATCTAG
- a CDS encoding alpha/beta fold hydrolase: protein MTLTHVRRGRGSPLLLVHGLGAGWRSWTPIIDELAEHREVIAVDLPGFGQTPPLTGEVSIATLTDSVADFIREQGLDGVATVGQSMGGRMVLELARRGVGGDTVALDPGGFWNDRELFVFGATLRPSIALVRALRNRLPALLGTSAGRTLLLAQFSARPWALSRETVLPDVRGLAEAPSTGAALDALTKGPKQRGAPAGSVPGRVTIGWGRRDLVTVPRQAARATELFPDAVLHWFERCGHFPQWDAPHEATQLILDSTD, encoded by the coding sequence ATGACGTTGACTCATGTGAGACGTGGACGTGGCAGCCCACTGTTGCTCGTGCATGGTCTGGGCGCAGGGTGGCGATCTTGGACCCCGATCATCGACGAATTGGCGGAGCACCGTGAGGTGATCGCTGTCGACCTACCGGGGTTCGGGCAAACGCCACCTTTGACCGGCGAGGTCTCGATCGCCACCCTGACCGACTCCGTCGCGGACTTCATCCGCGAACAGGGGCTGGACGGAGTCGCCACGGTCGGCCAGTCGATGGGCGGCCGAATGGTGCTCGAGCTCGCGCGACGGGGAGTCGGCGGCGACACCGTGGCTTTGGACCCCGGCGGCTTTTGGAACGACCGCGAGCTCTTCGTCTTCGGCGCCACGCTGCGGCCGTCGATCGCACTGGTCCGAGCCCTGCGCAACAGGTTGCCAGCATTGCTCGGCACCTCTGCGGGCAGGACCTTGCTGTTGGCACAGTTCTCGGCGCGGCCCTGGGCGCTCTCGCGCGAGACAGTGTTGCCGGATGTGCGCGGGCTGGCCGAAGCCCCGTCGACTGGCGCTGCCCTAGACGCTCTGACCAAAGGGCCCAAGCAACGGGGGGCCCCGGCAGGATCAGTGCCCGGCCGAGTCACGATCGGTTGGGGGCGTCGTGACTTGGTGACCGTGCCGAGACAGGCGGCACGTGCGACGGAACTATTCCCCGACGCGGTGCTGCACTGGTTCGAGCGATGCGGCC
- a CDS encoding dihydrofolate reductase family protein yields the protein MTATYTFDVYSTLDGYGSYGPGGDWGAYWGKQGPEFLDRRLALYAGEQRMVLGATTFRQFVQMIGPSTGEVTNLDPVNTRMRAMPTTVVSSTLEDALDWPDATIVRGDAVDVVARLKEESEVPLRSHGSLLMNRALMAAGLVDRVQVTIFPVITGQTGTDLIFQGSADFDLELIESRTLDGNTQELTYRPSLHA from the coding sequence GTGACCGCTACATACACCTTCGACGTCTATTCCACCCTCGACGGTTATGGCTCCTACGGCCCCGGCGGCGACTGGGGCGCCTACTGGGGCAAACAGGGTCCTGAGTTCCTCGACCGTCGCCTGGCTCTGTATGCGGGGGAGCAGCGTATGGTCCTCGGAGCGACCACCTTCCGGCAGTTCGTGCAGATGATCGGCCCCAGCACCGGGGAGGTGACGAACCTGGACCCGGTGAACACCCGAATGAGAGCCATGCCGACCACGGTGGTGTCGTCCACGCTCGAGGACGCTCTCGACTGGCCGGACGCGACCATCGTGCGTGGCGACGCTGTTGATGTCGTCGCCCGGCTGAAGGAGGAGTCCGAGGTGCCCTTGCGCTCGCACGGCAGCCTGTTGATGAACCGGGCACTGATGGCCGCCGGCCTGGTCGACCGCGTCCAGGTCACGATCTTCCCCGTCATCACCGGTCAGACCGGCACGGACCTGATCTTCCAGGGTTCGGCCGACTTTGACCTCGAGCTGATCGAGAGCCGGACGCTCGACGGCAACACCCAAGAGCTCACCTATCGACCCTCGCTGCACGCCTGA
- a CDS encoding class I SAM-dependent methyltransferase → MDFPDFVRAGNQAVDPALYDIENGAIDRPGVLWSELVRLAPWPGRVLLDLGCGSGFWLPRYQEAAEVTGVEPDSSLLDLARDRPGHAQVLHGSAEHIPLPDESVDVVHARFAYFFPHTDFDPTPGLVEVSRVLKPGGKLVVIDNDTEEGEFADLLKASPWAATQGQDTYARDWWTSKGADTTPVMSSWEFDSRADLEAVLHLEFPRDVADNWLRAHPDRVCLSYGYLLHTWSRD, encoded by the coding sequence ATGGACTTCCCAGACTTCGTGCGCGCCGGCAATCAGGCCGTGGACCCGGCGCTGTACGACATCGAGAACGGCGCCATCGATCGACCTGGTGTGCTGTGGAGCGAGCTCGTGAGGCTGGCCCCCTGGCCGGGTCGCGTTCTGCTCGATCTGGGCTGCGGCTCAGGCTTCTGGCTGCCGCGGTATCAGGAGGCGGCCGAGGTGACTGGGGTCGAGCCCGACTCCTCGCTGCTGGATCTGGCCCGAGACAGGCCCGGCCACGCGCAGGTCCTCCACGGCTCCGCCGAGCACATCCCGCTGCCTGACGAGTCGGTCGACGTGGTGCACGCCCGCTTCGCCTACTTCTTCCCCCACACCGACTTCGATCCCACACCGGGTCTGGTCGAGGTCAGCCGCGTGCTCAAGCCCGGCGGCAAGCTCGTCGTGATCGACAACGACACCGAGGAGGGTGAGTTCGCCGACCTGCTCAAGGCCAGCCCCTGGGCAGCCACCCAGGGCCAAGACACCTACGCACGCGACTGGTGGACGAGCAAAGGGGCGGACACGACCCCGGTGATGAGCTCGTGGGAGTTCGACTCCCGCGCCGACCTCGAAGCCGTCCTCCACCTGGAGTTCCCCCGCGACGTGGCCGACAACTGGCTCCGGGCGCATCCTGACCGGGTGTGCCTCAGCTACGGCTACCTGCTTCACACCTGGAGTCGAGACTGA
- a CDS encoding VC0807 family protein: MTGEHNDAPAGRNQPTSWLAAFVAELVLDVGLGLGTYWIARAAGWEMVHALVLGGAVAGLRAGWTALRSRTVDTFLVMVVLSFLLTVTLSWWSGDARVFLLKSAATAGLFAVVAGASLFWGRPLLFFIVRRFVAPGQAGRAEWDLLWEESSPFRWLHRRITAVWAVTYLVATAGQIVTILLVAVEVSVPVLRTASPALTVFLVAWTAWYTARAERSLDRPLLDSEITAPKTN, translated from the coding sequence GTGACAGGGGAACACAACGACGCGCCAGCCGGGAGAAACCAGCCCACATCCTGGCTCGCTGCCTTCGTCGCAGAGCTGGTCCTGGACGTCGGCCTCGGGCTGGGGACCTACTGGATCGCAAGGGCGGCCGGCTGGGAAATGGTGCACGCCCTTGTCCTCGGCGGTGCGGTGGCCGGGCTTCGCGCCGGCTGGACGGCGCTGCGTTCCCGGACCGTCGACACCTTCCTAGTCATGGTCGTCCTCTCCTTCCTGCTCACCGTGACGTTGTCCTGGTGGTCCGGGGACGCCCGGGTGTTCCTGCTCAAGAGCGCTGCCACTGCGGGCCTGTTCGCCGTGGTGGCCGGCGCAAGCCTGTTCTGGGGCAGGCCGCTGCTGTTCTTCATCGTCCGGAGGTTCGTGGCACCTGGCCAGGCCGGCCGAGCCGAGTGGGACCTGCTTTGGGAGGAGAGCAGCCCGTTCCGTTGGTTGCACCGCCGGATCACCGCGGTCTGGGCCGTGACCTATCTGGTCGCCACAGCCGGGCAGATCGTCACCATCTTGCTCGTCGCGGTGGAGGTGTCGGTCCCCGTCCTGCGCACGGCCTCCCCTGCCCTGACCGTGTTCCTGGTCGCTTGGACAGCCTGGTACACAGCACGCGCCGAGCGGAGCCTGGACCGCCCCCTGCTGGACTCTGAAATCACCGCCCCCAAAACCAACTGA
- a CDS encoding amidase: protein MQDYQEHDAVSLAALVRQGEVTPDELLTEARRRRDEVNPQLNAVVMDLDPPVVAEGAEGPFSGVPFLLKDLGQYVAGQACSDGSRSLVGLPRSETGTAVQRWLDSGLVIFGRTNTPEFGAKGVTEPAVYGPARNPWNTDHTPGGSSGGSAAAVAAGIVPCAAASDGGGSIRIPASACGLFGLKTSRGLVPSGPAQSESLDGIATNGVISRSVRDTAGMLDVLVGPAPESPYPIAAPSTAYSDEVGQDPGRLRIALTTASSINADPHLEAIAAVRSTAELLSELGHEVVELEQPPFDDAALAREFLTIWFAYAAYQLDLAKQASGADDSQFEPDTLTMAALGRATKPMELIQALENRQVHIRRLVAFHETHDLLLTPTTATPPPRIGAFDLPPRQQVLQARLIKVKGTGLLRFTSLIDQIIGANHSWVPYTQLANMTGRPAMSVPLHWTPDDLPIGSQFVGRLGSEGLLLRLASQLEAARPWAGRRPQLSPAADRPTGPGTVEG, encoded by the coding sequence GTGCAGGACTACCAGGAGCACGACGCGGTCTCTCTGGCCGCTCTAGTCCGTCAGGGCGAGGTCACGCCCGATGAGCTTCTCACCGAGGCGCGACGCCGCCGGGACGAGGTCAACCCCCAGCTCAACGCCGTCGTCATGGACCTCGACCCGCCGGTCGTCGCCGAGGGTGCAGAGGGGCCGTTCTCCGGGGTCCCGTTCCTCCTCAAGGACCTCGGGCAGTATGTCGCGGGTCAGGCGTGCAGCGACGGCAGCCGCTCACTGGTCGGGTTGCCCCGCTCCGAGACCGGGACGGCGGTGCAACGGTGGCTTGACTCAGGTCTGGTGATCTTCGGCCGCACGAACACCCCGGAGTTCGGGGCCAAGGGCGTGACCGAGCCAGCGGTCTACGGTCCCGCCCGCAACCCCTGGAACACCGATCACACCCCCGGTGGCTCGTCCGGTGGGTCGGCCGCGGCTGTGGCGGCGGGCATCGTGCCGTGCGCAGCGGCGAGCGACGGCGGCGGGTCCATCCGCATCCCCGCCTCCGCGTGCGGGCTCTTCGGCCTCAAGACCTCGCGCGGTCTGGTCCCGTCGGGTCCGGCGCAGTCGGAGTCGCTGGATGGCATCGCGACCAACGGCGTCATCTCCAGGTCGGTCCGTGACACGGCGGGGATGCTGGACGTGCTGGTCGGGCCGGCCCCTGAGTCGCCCTACCCGATCGCCGCACCGAGCACGGCATACTCCGACGAGGTCGGGCAAGACCCCGGCCGGCTCCGGATCGCCCTCACCACCGCAAGCTCGATCAACGCCGACCCGCACCTTGAGGCGATCGCCGCCGTGCGCAGCACGGCAGAGCTGCTCTCCGAGCTGGGCCACGAGGTGGTCGAGCTCGAGCAGCCACCGTTCGACGACGCCGCGCTGGCCCGGGAGTTCCTCACGATCTGGTTTGCGTATGCCGCGTATCAGCTCGATCTCGCCAAACAGGCGAGCGGCGCGGACGACTCGCAGTTCGAGCCTGACACCCTCACCATGGCCGCCCTCGGTCGAGCGACCAAACCGATGGAGCTGATCCAGGCGCTCGAGAACAGGCAGGTGCACATCCGGCGTCTCGTGGCCTTCCACGAGACCCACGACCTGCTGCTGACCCCGACCACCGCGACCCCGCCGCCCCGCATCGGTGCCTTCGACCTGCCACCGCGACAGCAGGTGCTGCAGGCCAGGCTCATCAAGGTTAAAGGCACTGGGCTGCTGCGGTTTACGTCCCTCATCGACCAGATCATCGGCGCCAACCACAGCTGGGTCCCCTACACCCAGCTCGCCAACATGACCGGTCGCCCGGCCATGTCGGTGCCCCTGCACTGGACGCCCGACGACCTGCCGATCGGCTCGCAGTTCGTCGGGCGGCTCGGCTCGGAGGGACTGCTGCTCCGGCTCGCGTCCCAGCTGGAGGCGGCCCGCCCATGGGCGGGGCGACGCCCTCAGCTCTCACCGGCGGCAGACCGTCCCACGGGCCCTGGCACAGTGGAGGGGTGA
- a CDS encoding GNAT family N-acetyltransferase: MLPSDMPRLSQGAVVLRAFEDRDVALVQSVADDPLIPLITTVPSSGTRDDALAYIARQHDRLTTGAGYSFAIADLATDRAVGSIGLWLRDVDEGRASTGYWVAPDFRRRGYVATALQALTSWALSLDGIDRVQLYVEPWNEGSWRAAESCAYQREGLLRSWQKIGDERKDMYMYSVLRPKH; encoded by the coding sequence ATGCTCCCCAGCGACATGCCCCGCCTCAGTCAGGGCGCCGTGGTCCTTCGTGCGTTCGAAGACCGTGACGTCGCCCTCGTGCAGTCGGTCGCTGACGACCCCTTGATCCCGCTCATCACGACCGTGCCAAGCAGCGGAACCCGGGACGACGCCCTGGCGTACATCGCGAGACAGCACGACCGACTGACCACGGGAGCTGGCTACTCGTTCGCCATCGCGGACCTGGCGACAGACCGGGCGGTCGGTTCGATCGGGCTGTGGCTGCGTGACGTTGATGAGGGTCGGGCGAGCACGGGCTATTGGGTGGCGCCAGACTTCCGCAGGCGCGGGTACGTTGCGACCGCACTTCAGGCGCTGACGTCGTGGGCGCTTTCCCTTGATGGGATCGACCGAGTTCAGCTCTACGTCGAGCCGTGGAACGAGGGATCGTGGCGTGCGGCCGAGAGCTGCGCTTATCAGCGTGAGGGACTGTTGCGGTCCTGGCAGAAGATCGGGGACGAACGCAAGGACATGTACATGTACAGCGTCCTTCGTCCGAAGCACTGA
- a CDS encoding PadR family transcriptional regulator, with product MALRFAILGLLLDGPSSGYDLARRFAEVIGAYAWDAKHSQIYPELRGLEEEGLIEVAARGARGRTAYRCTAEGLAELRGWLTTPPESRGGVRNEHALRLFLLPALDHEDAIEVLRHTEAAATAQAERLSQEVLRLQEATGAASGGPLGLTAQYGIGSFRATAQWARSAMDQVAVDARAGRWPGDHPSRR from the coding sequence ATGGCACTTCGGTTCGCGATCCTCGGACTTCTGCTGGACGGTCCTAGCAGCGGCTACGACCTCGCGCGGAGGTTCGCCGAAGTCATCGGCGCCTACGCGTGGGACGCCAAGCACAGTCAGATCTACCCAGAGCTGCGCGGACTCGAGGAGGAGGGGCTGATCGAGGTCGCCGCTCGCGGCGCTCGGGGGCGCACGGCCTACCGGTGCACGGCCGAAGGTCTGGCCGAGTTGCGCGGCTGGCTCACCACGCCTCCGGAGTCCAGGGGTGGGGTGAGGAACGAGCACGCCTTGCGGCTGTTCCTGCTGCCGGCACTGGACCATGAGGACGCGATCGAGGTGCTCCGGCACACCGAGGCGGCGGCGACGGCCCAGGCCGAGCGTCTCAGTCAGGAGGTCCTGCGGCTCCAGGAGGCGACCGGGGCCGCGTCCGGAGGTCCGCTCGGGCTCACTGCTCAGTACGGGATCGGGTCGTTCCGGGCCACCGCGCAGTGGGCGAGGTCCGCGATGGACCAGGTGGCGGTAGACGCCCGGGCCGGGCGCTGGCCCGGCGACCACCCCTCACGACGATGA